In one window of Clavelina lepadiformis chromosome 4, kaClaLepa1.1, whole genome shotgun sequence DNA:
- the LOC143451842 gene encoding rRNA N(6)-adenosine-methyltransferase METTL5-like isoform X1, translated as MKLRQLEIALEGVEGFRLPKVNLEQYVTTPHLAACLLHTAETRFGDIYGKNVIDLGCGSGILSMGSAMLGCSFSLGVDIDADALEIFQENKTHLEVEDAIDALQADVSNLNAVQHKRFDTVVMNPPFGTKLNKGADMMFLHTASKLARNAIYSLHKTSTRDHVFKKAGSFGLVPHVLAEMRYNLEASYGFHKKKSLDINVDFIRFTYKCVQT; from the exons atgAAACTGCGCCAGCTGGAAATTGCTTTGGAAGGGGTTGAAGGTTTCAGATTACCCAAAGTGAACCTGGAACAATATGTGACCACACCACATTTAGCAG CTTGTCTCTTGCACACAGCAGAAACCCGATTTGGTGATATCTACGGTAAAAATGTGATTGATTTGGGATGCGGCAGTGGTATTTTATCTATGGGATCAGCGATGTTGGGTTGCAGCTTCAGTCTGGGAGTTGACATTGATGCAG atgctttggaaatatttcaagaaaataaaacacatcTTGAAGTGGAAGATGCGATAGATGCATTGCAAGCAGATGTTTCTAACCT GAATGCTGTTCAACATAAACGGTTTGATACAGTTGTCATGAACCCACCATTTGGTACTAAGCTAAATAAAG GAGCTGATATGATGTTCCTTCATACTGCTTCTAAACTCGCACGAAATGCCATCTATTCTTTGCATAAAACAAGTACCAGAGATCATGTATTTAAAAAGGCAGGTTCATTTGGCCTAGTTCCTCATGTCCTGGCAG AAATGCGGTACAACTTAGAAGCATCATATGGATTTCACAAGAAAAAATCATTGGACATTAATGTAGATTTCATTAGGTTTACATACAAGTGTGTTCAAACGTGA
- the LOC143451842 gene encoding rRNA N(6)-adenosine-methyltransferase METTL5-like isoform X2 — protein MKLRQLEIALEGVEGFRLPKVNLEQYVTTPHLAETRFGDIYGKNVIDLGCGSGILSMGSAMLGCSFSLGVDIDADALEIFQENKTHLEVEDAIDALQADVSNLNAVQHKRFDTVVMNPPFGTKLNKGADMMFLHTASKLARNAIYSLHKTSTRDHVFKKAGSFGLVPHVLAEMRYNLEASYGFHKKKSLDINVDFIRFTYKCVQT, from the exons atgAAACTGCGCCAGCTGGAAATTGCTTTGGAAGGGGTTGAAGGTTTCAGATTACCCAAAGTGAACCTGGAACAATATGTGACCACACCACATTTAGCAG AAACCCGATTTGGTGATATCTACGGTAAAAATGTGATTGATTTGGGATGCGGCAGTGGTATTTTATCTATGGGATCAGCGATGTTGGGTTGCAGCTTCAGTCTGGGAGTTGACATTGATGCAG atgctttggaaatatttcaagaaaataaaacacatcTTGAAGTGGAAGATGCGATAGATGCATTGCAAGCAGATGTTTCTAACCT GAATGCTGTTCAACATAAACGGTTTGATACAGTTGTCATGAACCCACCATTTGGTACTAAGCTAAATAAAG GAGCTGATATGATGTTCCTTCATACTGCTTCTAAACTCGCACGAAATGCCATCTATTCTTTGCATAAAACAAGTACCAGAGATCATGTATTTAAAAAGGCAGGTTCATTTGGCCTAGTTCCTCATGTCCTGGCAG AAATGCGGTACAACTTAGAAGCATCATATGGATTTCACAAGAAAAAATCATTGGACATTAATGTAGATTTCATTAGGTTTACATACAAGTGTGTTCAAACGTGA
- the LOC143451843 gene encoding ADP-ribosylation factor-like protein 6-interacting protein 6, translated as MIENKFRIEKSSIADTASQAPKTKLSIVVAYFLIFAVFLKWLCYILYMGITESVHLTRPKFPNQKHFLLELIYKLSPTLAGTLTGAISLVFCWTLTYFNWLEIGSFPATPLSPNMSPVARSAQHNKPAILSPSRFALIVPILIGIITGVMVWNEVEMYH; from the exons atgattgaGAATAAGTTTAGAATAGAAAAAAGCTCAATCGCTGACACTGCTTCACAAGCCCCAAAAACAAAGCTATCAATTGTTGTGGCATACTTTCTCATTTTTGCCgtatttttaaaatggttGTGTTACATCTTGTATATGGGTATAACCGAAAGTGTTCATCTCACGAGGCCCAAGTTTCCAAACCAGAAGCATTTTCTTCTTGAATTGATATATAAACTTAGCCCTACTCTGGCTGGTACCTTGACAG GAGCAATATCACTTGTCTTCTGTTGGACGCTCACATATTTTAACTGGTTAGAGATTGGAAGTTTCCCAGCCACACCACTTTCACCAAATATGTCACCTGTTGCAAGAAG TGCACAACATAATAAACCTGCCATACTCAGCCCTTCGCGTTTTGCCCTCATTGTTCCAATTTTAATTGGAATTATTACGGGGGTCATGGTTTGGAATGAAGTGGAAATGTACCACTAG